The Mesoterricola silvestris sequence CCCGGCCGTTCTGCACCGTGTCGGCCGTGCTCAGGGCCATGGGGTGCACCCCCAGGGCCGCCAAGGTCATGACATCCCGCAGGATCCCCGCCCCCGCGGACGGGTCCATGCCGCCGAGGCACAGGGCCACGGGCACGGCGGGCGAGGAAGCGTCATTCACCGGATCAGACCTTCCGGTGGGGGTCGATGATCTCCACGATCCGCAGCCCCAGCGAATCCTCCAGCACCGTCACCTCGCCGCGCATGACGGGGCGGCCCTTGCACAGGACCTCCATGGGCTCGCCGGCGCTCTTCTTCAGCTCCACCAGGGACCCCACGTCCAGGTCCAGGAGCTCCCGGATGGTCATGGTGGCCGTGCCCAGCTGGATCTCCAGGCGGAACCGGGTGTCGATGAACGGCATGAGCTCCCCGATCACCGTTTCGAAGGTGAGGACGCGGTCGGTGTCGAGCCTGTCGCTGCGCTTGGCCATGGGGGTTCCGGGAAGGGGCGGCCGTCAAGAATCGGACGCGGGACGGGGTATCGGCAACCCCTGTGCCAGTCCTACTGCTGGAGGGCCCAGTCGACGATCAGGACGTCCTTGATGGGAGGCTTGACCTTCTTGCCGGTCTTCTTGGCCTTGTCCAGCTCCTCCTTGGAGTGGCGGTTGGCGAACTTGGTGTTGAGCTTCTCCTTGATCTCCTGGCGGATGGATTCCCGGGTCTCCATGTCCGAGGCGGCTTCCACGGTCTTGCCGGAAATGGCCTCCAGGACCATGGAGCGGATGATGCTGTTTTCCGGCGTGGGCTTGTCGCTGGCGGCCAGCTTGCCCAGTTCCTGGTTGCGGAAGAGGATGTGGATATCGCACTTGAGGAAGGCGTTCTTGCGCCCGTCCAGGTTCACGATGAGGCGGTTGAGGGTCATGACCGGAGGGCCTCCGCCCCCTTCCTCCCCGCCCTTGGCCGGGGCCTCCTCCTCGTCGTCGTCCTCCTCCTTGGCGGGGCCCGCGGCCTCCCCCTCCTTGGGCGCCGCGCCCTCCTTCTGGGCGGCGTCCCCGGGCAGGGCCGCGGCGACCTTCTTGGCGCCCAGGGCCTTCCATGCGTAGAATCCGCCCCCGCCCAGGAGCAGCAGGACCACCAGTCCGATGCCGCCGAAAATGATCATCTTCTTCATGAAAACTCCCGATCCGAGGGGCTGCGCCCCATCAAACGCACCTGTCATCTTATCGGAAGGGGGGGCCCTTGCCCTGAATCTTGGTGCCGGGGGCAGCAATTCCAGGGCCGCGGGGAGCCCCGGCCAGCGGGTCAGGCATTTCCAGGCCCCGATTTCCATGAAAGGGCCCGGCGGGGGAGGTTTGACCCGTTCGGGGCAAAGGGGACGCTAGCGGTCCCATTTTTGCCCGAATCCCCCCCTGCACCCAAAAAACAAGCGGCCCGGTAACCGGGCCGCTTGGGGGGATCGGTGAAGCCTACTTCTTCTTCTTGCCGCCCTTGCCGTTGACGTCGTCAGCGAGCTTCTTGCCGGGCTTGAACTTGGCGACCTTCTTGGCGGCGATCTTGATCTTCGCGCCGTCGCGGGGGTTGCGGCCGGTGCGGGGGCCACGGGTGGCGACGGAGAAGGTGCCGAAGCCGACGAGGGTGACCTTGTCGCCGGCGCGCAGGGCGGCGGAGACGCTGGCGATGATGGTATCCAGGGCGGCGGCGGCCTTGGACTTGTTGATGTCAGCCTTTTCAGCGACGGCGCTGATCAGTTCGGCCTTGTTCATGAGGAAACCTCCAAAATGGGGACTTGTGTCCCCGGTGAAAGGGAAACGGCGGGGGGGGGATTTGGGGATACCCGCCGGTGCTCAGTTCTATGGGGTGAATTGCCCTGAAACCCTTATGGATTCTACTCTTCAACTAAACTACCAGCAGGTTAGGCCTGCGATTCAAAGGTGTCAAGGGTTTCCGGGATTTTTTTTTTGAAGAATGGCGGCAGTGGGACGTCTAGGTGCCGGGACCCCCCCTCGACCCGCCCATACCAACGGTCATAACCCGAGCAGGGAGTACATATGCTGATTCCATGGGCCTCGGGAAGGGGCGGCGCCCCGAAGGGCGCCCGCAGGGCTAGAATGGTCCATGGCCTATCCCTATTTCCTCCGCTGCGCCTACGTCGGCACGGGCTTTTCCGGCTTCCAGATCCAGTCCACCCTGCGCAGCGTCCAGGGGGATCTGTGGAAGGCCCTGCGCACCTTCGAGCCCGGGGCCCCCATGCCCCAGGGCACGGGCCGCACCGACGCCGGCGTCCACGCGAAGGCCCAGGGCGTCCTGGTGCAGCTGGGCAAGGCCTGGGACCCCTACCGGCTCCTGGCGGCCTTCAACGCCCACCTGGCTCCGGACGTGCGGATCATGGCCGTGCTGCCCGCCCCGGAGGGCTTCTTCCCCCGGGCCCACGCGGTGGCCAAGCGCTACGTGTACCGCCTGCAGGAGGGCCCCGCCGCGGATCCCTTCCTGCACCAGAGGCGCTGGCACGTGCATGGCGCCCAGGGCCTGGACCGCGCGGCCATGGCCGAGGCCTGCGGGCACCTGCGGGGGGTCCACGATTTCTCGAGTTTCCGGCACCAGGAGTGCGCGGCCCTCTCGCCGGTGAAGGAGATCTACGCCATCCGCATGGAGGGGCAGGGACCGGCCCTGGACCTGGTCTTCGAGGGGAACCGCTTCCTCATGCACATGGTGCGGATCCTCACGGGGACGATCGTGGAGGTGGGCAAGGGCCGTTTCCGGGCCCAGGACATGCCCGCCGTGCTGGAGGCCCGGGACCGGGCCCGGGCCGGCATCACCGCGCCGCCCCATGGCCTCTACCTGGAGGAGGTCTGGTACCAGAAGCGCTGGGGCATCCTGGATCCCTCCCCCTGGCCCGAGGAGCCCCCCCGGGACTGAACGCGCTATTCTCTAAGGATGCGCATCGCCCTCCTCCAGCTCAACTCCCGCCTGGGCGACCCGGAAGCCAACGGCCTCGCCCTGGAGAACGCCTACCGCGAAGCCCTGGCCCTGGGCGCCGACCTGGTGCTTTCGGCGGAGATGGCCGTGGGCGGCTACCTGGCCGAGGACCGCCTCTGGGAGGCCGGGCTGCGCCGGGCCGTGACCCGGGAATCGGAGCGGCTGGCCGGGATCACGGGCCCCGTGCCCCTGGTCTTCGGGACCTGCAGCCCCTCCCCCACGGGCCGGCTCTGGAACGAGTTGTGGTGGTGCCAGGACGGGGGCGTGCGCACCGTGGCCCGCAAGCGCATCCTGCCGGCCTACGACGTGTTCGACGAAAGCCGCTATTTCGAGGCGGACCCCGGGCGCCAGGCCCTGGTGGACCACCTGGGCGAACGCGTGGGCCTTTCGGTGTGCGAGGATCTGTGGGCCAACCCCGTGCTGGCCCCGGGACCCATCCTCTATCCCTTCGACCCCATCGCGGACCTGGCGGAGCAGGGGGCCACCCTCATCCTCAACGCCTCCGCCAGCCCCGGGCACCTGGGCAGCTTCCTTCCCCCGGGCCGGAGCGCGCCCTGGGCGGCGCCCTCCAAGCTCGCCCTGCGCAAGCGGCTCCTGCAGGGCCACGCCGCGCGGCACGGGGTGGCCATCGCCTACGCGAGCCGGGTGGGCTCGGAAAGCTGGCTCACCTTCGACGGCGGTTCGGGCCTGGTGCTGCCCGACGGCACCTGGCAGCGGGACGAATTCTTCCGGGAGGGGGTGGTCATGACCGACACCTCCGCGGCCGGCTCCCCCTGGCCCGCGGAGCCCGGGGAGGCCCAGTGGCTGCGCCGGGCCCTGGGCACCGGCCTGCGGGAGAACATGGACAAGCAGGGCCTGGAGGCCGCCGTGGTGGGCCTTTCCGGCGGCATCGACAGCTCCGTGGTGGCGGCCATGGCCGCCGAGAGCCTGGGCCCGGAGCGGGTGCTGGGCATCGCGCTGCCCACCGCGTACACGAGCCAGGAGAGCCTGGACCTGGCCCGGGAGCAGGCCCGGGTCCTGGGCATCCCCTTCCTGCAGCTGGACGCGGGCCTGCCCTTCGCCGGGGCCGCCCGGGCCCTGGAGGCCGCCTTCCCCGACCGGAAGTTCGGCCTCACCGACGAGAACTTCCAGAGCCGGTGCCGCGGCATGCTCCTCATGGGCGCCACCTCGGAACCCGCCGTGCACCGTCTCCTGGGCACCACCCGGGTGGCCGTGCTGAACACCGGCAACAAGAGCGAGGCCGCCACCGGCTACTTCACCCTCTACGGCGACGGCATCGGGGCCTTCGGCATCCTGGGCGACTGCCTCAAGGCCCGGGTCTTCGCCCTGGCCCGGGAGCTGGGCGACGCCATCCCCGCCGGCGTCCTGAACCGCCGCCCCACCGCCGAGCTCCGCCCCGACCAGACCGACGAGGCCAGCCTCATGCCCTACGCCCAGCTGGACGCCATCCTGGGCATCCTCCTGGAGGCCCGGAGGGAGGAGGACCGGGTCCCCGAGGACCTGGCCTGCGCCCTGGAAGGCCCCGCCCTGGACCAGGCCCGCGCCGCCCTCCCCCGCGTCTTCGCCCTCCTCCGCAATTCCGAATTCAAGCGCCGCCAACTCCCCTTCAGCCTGAAGGTCAGCCCCTGGGCCTTCGGGAGGGGCCGCCGCATTCCGTTGACCGCCAAATAACTGGGGCCTATTCGTAATCTCTGAACAGGGATGGCTTATGTCCGATAGGCTCGGCGCCTGGTGCCTCCAGGCAAAGCTACACGTCGACGCACGATCCCGTCGTGCTGCGAATGCCAAGCAAAAAGAACGAACGCTGGGTCGCAGAGATCTCGCTGGGGCGCTGGGTGATCAACCTCGTTTGTGAACGACTCGGCTGATCCCGCCATCCTTCAGGGCCCAAGCCCGGAAGTCCAGAACGGACCAACTTCGAGCCCCCCATGTTTCCCCATCTTTTTTTCCCAGCGCCCCAGCGAGATCCCAGCGCCCCAGCGTTTGATCCTTTCGATGGACCTTCCGATCCGCCCTGGACAATCCGTCCCGCGTCTCGACCCGACAATGATGCAAGCCACAGAACCTACAACATTCCGAACACTCCCTAGTTCCGGAAATCCGTCCCGACGATGTAGTTCTCCAGGCCCTTGATCGTGATTTCGCGGTCGGCCACGACCTCGGCCACCACGTCGCGGATGGAGACGACGCCCACCACCATCTTGCCGTCCATCACCGGGACGTGGCGGATGCCTTTCTCGCTCATGAGGCCCATGACCTCGTCCACGGAGGTGCGCAGGGCGACGTGGTAGACGGAGGTGGTCATGACGTCGGCCACCTTCAGGTCCATCGCGGTGGGTCCCTTGCGGGCCATGAGCTTGACCACGTCGCGCTCGGAGAAGACGCCTTCCATGCGCTCGCCGTCCATCACCAGCAGGAAGCCCACCTTCTTCTGCTCCAGGAGGCGAACGGCATCCGCGACCTTGGCTTCGGCCGAGATGAAGAAGAAGGTGTACCCCTTCGCGTCCAGGATGCGCTTCATGTCGGTCATATATTGATCTCCTCAGGATTGGCTAAAGGGTAGACCATTGCGCCGATTCGTCAACGGCTGGGAAACATTAAAATGATCGGGTTTGAGGAGGGGGCGGTCAGGATTTCGCGGCGGCCCGGAGCCGGCGGATCAGGGCGTTGGTGGAGCTGTCGTGGGAAAGCTCGGGTTCCCCGGGGGATTCCAGTTCGGGGAGGATGCGCCGGGAGAGCTCCTTGCCCAGTTCCACGCCCCACTGGTCGAAGGGATTCAGGTTCCACACCGCGCCCTGGGTGAAGACCACGTGCTCGTAGAGGGCCACGAGGCTGCCCAGGACCGCCGGCGTCAGGCGCGGGGCCAGGATGACGTTGGAGGGGCGGTTGCCTTCGAAGGTCCGGTGGGGCGCGAGCCACGCCGGGGTGCCCTCGGCGGCCACGGCCTCGGGGGTCTTGCCGAAGGCCAGGGCCTCGGTCTGGGCCAGGACATTGCTGAGCAGCATGGCGTGGTGGCCGCCCAGGGGGTTGAGGGAATTCGCGAAGGCGATGAAGTCGCAGGGGATCAGGTGGGTGCCCTGGTGGATGAGCTGGTAGAAGGAGTGCTGGCCGTTGGTGCCGGGCTCGCCCCAGAACACGGGGCCGGTGGCGTAGTCCACCCGCGCGCCCTCCAGGGTCACCGACTTGCCGTTGCTCTCCATGGTCAGCTGCTGGAGGTAGGCCGGGAAGCGGCGCAGGTAGTGGTCGTAGGGCAGCACAGCCACCGTGCCGGCCCCGAAGAAGTCCGCGTACCAGACCCCCAGCATGCCCAGGAGGACCGGCAGGTTCCGCTCGAAGGGCGCGGTGCGGAAATGCTCGTCCATGGCGTGGAAGCCGTCCAGGAACTCCCGGTAGCGCTCCGGCCCGATGGCGATCATGGTGGAGAGCCCGATGGCCGAGTCCATGGAGTAGCGGCCCCCCACCCAGTCCCAGAACCCGAACATGTTGGCGGTGTCGATGCCGAAGGCCGCGACCCGGGCCGCGTCCGTGGACACGGCCACGAAGTGGCTGGCCACGGCCGCCTCGTCCTTCAGGGCCTCCAGGCACCAGGCCCGGGCGCTGCGGGCGTTGGCCATGGTCTCCTGGGTGGTGAAGGTCTTGCTGGAGATCACGAAGAGCGTGGTGCGGGGATCCAGGTCCCGCACGGCTTCGGTGAAGTCCGTGGCGTCCACGTTGGAGACGAAGCGGAACTGCAGGTCGCGGGCGGAGTAGGCCCGCAGGGCCTCGTAGGCCATGGCCGGGCCCAGGTCGGAACCCCCGATGCCGATGTTGACCACCGCCCGGATGGCCTCCCCCGTGAAGCCCTTGCGGGCCCCGGAGCGGATGCCCCCGGCGAAGGCCGCCATGCGGTCCAGCACCGCGTGGACCCCGGGCACCACGTCCCGGCCGTCCACCTCGATGACGGCGGTCCGGGGGGCCCTCAGGGCCACGTGGAGGACGGCGCGGTCC is a genomic window containing:
- a CDS encoding FliM/FliN family flagellar motor switch protein, which translates into the protein MAKRSDRLDTDRVLTFETVIGELMPFIDTRFRLEIQLGTATMTIRELLDLDVGSLVELKKSAGEPMEVLCKGRPVMRGEVTVLEDSLGLRIVEIIDPHRKV
- a CDS encoding flagellar basal body-associated FliL family protein, with protein sequence MKKMIIFGGIGLVVLLLLGGGGFYAWKALGAKKVAAALPGDAAQKEGAAPKEGEAAGPAKEEDDDEEEAPAKGGEEGGGGPPVMTLNRLIVNLDGRKNAFLKCDIHILFRNQELGKLAASDKPTPENSIIRSMVLEAISGKTVEAASDMETRESIRQEIKEKLNTKFANRHSKEELDKAKKTGKKVKPPIKDVLIVDWALQQ
- a CDS encoding HU family DNA-binding protein: MNKAELISAVAEKADINKSKAAAALDTIIASVSAALRAGDKVTLVGFGTFSVATRGPRTGRNPRDGAKIKIAAKKVAKFKPGKKLADDVNGKGGKKKK
- a CDS encoding tRNA pseudouridine synthase A, which produces MAYPYFLRCAYVGTGFSGFQIQSTLRSVQGDLWKALRTFEPGAPMPQGTGRTDAGVHAKAQGVLVQLGKAWDPYRLLAAFNAHLAPDVRIMAVLPAPEGFFPRAHAVAKRYVYRLQEGPAADPFLHQRRWHVHGAQGLDRAAMAEACGHLRGVHDFSSFRHQECAALSPVKEIYAIRMEGQGPALDLVFEGNRFLMHMVRILTGTIVEVGKGRFRAQDMPAVLEARDRARAGITAPPHGLYLEEVWYQKRWGILDPSPWPEEPPRD
- the nadE gene encoding NAD(+) synthase, producing the protein MRIALLQLNSRLGDPEANGLALENAYREALALGADLVLSAEMAVGGYLAEDRLWEAGLRRAVTRESERLAGITGPVPLVFGTCSPSPTGRLWNELWWCQDGGVRTVARKRILPAYDVFDESRYFEADPGRQALVDHLGERVGLSVCEDLWANPVLAPGPILYPFDPIADLAEQGATLILNASASPGHLGSFLPPGRSAPWAAPSKLALRKRLLQGHAARHGVAIAYASRVGSESWLTFDGGSGLVLPDGTWQRDEFFREGVVMTDTSAAGSPWPAEPGEAQWLRRALGTGLRENMDKQGLEAAVVGLSGGIDSSVVAAMAAESLGPERVLGIALPTAYTSQESLDLAREQARVLGIPFLQLDAGLPFAGAARALEAAFPDRKFGLTDENFQSRCRGMLLMGATSEPAVHRLLGTTRVAVLNTGNKSEAATGYFTLYGDGIGAFGILGDCLKARVFALARELGDAIPAGVLNRRPTAELRPDQTDEASLMPYAQLDAILGILLEARREEDRVPEDLACALEGPALDQARAALPRVFALLRNSEFKRRQLPFSLKVSPWAFGRGRRIPLTAK
- a CDS encoding CBS domain-containing protein gives rise to the protein MTDMKRILDAKGYTFFFISAEAKVADAVRLLEQKKVGFLLVMDGERMEGVFSERDVVKLMARKGPTAMDLKVADVMTTSVYHVALRTSVDEVMGLMSEKGIRHVPVMDGKMVVGVVSIRDVVAEVVADREITIKGLENYIVGTDFRN
- the pgi gene encoding glucose-6-phosphate isomerase produces the protein MTPLTQSPAWKALQNHHRDIQGLHLRDLFAQDPGRGEAMACEAAGLYLDYSKNRATARTLELLMALARERGVAERIAAMFRGDRINVTEDRAVLHVALRAPRTAVIEVDGRDVVPGVHAVLDRMAAFAGGIRSGARKGFTGEAIRAVVNIGIGGSDLGPAMAYEALRAYSARDLQFRFVSNVDATDFTEAVRDLDPRTTLFVISSKTFTTQETMANARSARAWCLEALKDEAAVASHFVAVSTDAARVAAFGIDTANMFGFWDWVGGRYSMDSAIGLSTMIAIGPERYREFLDGFHAMDEHFRTAPFERNLPVLLGMLGVWYADFFGAGTVAVLPYDHYLRRFPAYLQQLTMESNGKSVTLEGARVDYATGPVFWGEPGTNGQHSFYQLIHQGTHLIPCDFIAFANSLNPLGGHHAMLLSNVLAQTEALAFGKTPEAVAAEGTPAWLAPHRTFEGNRPSNVILAPRLTPAVLGSLVALYEHVVFTQGAVWNLNPFDQWGVELGKELSRRILPELESPGEPELSHDSSTNALIRRLRAAAKS